A window of the Desulfobacula toluolica Tol2 genome harbors these coding sequences:
- a CDS encoding acyl-CoA dehydrogenase family protein gives MDFNPCMKHQLIRKTVREFAESEIKPHVSLMDAESRFPWEIVEKMKPLNFFGLQVPRDYGGAGLDTISYAIAIEELSRVSAALGLCVTVHNSVGIFPILKFGTTEQKEKFVPAMARGDSIGAFCITEANAGSDAGGVETNAVETMDAFVLNGTKIFVTNGGVCGTILVFAISETENKKNRASVFIVEKDRPGFSVGEIEDLCGMRANPVSSLFFEDCKVPKTNLLGKLGQGINIGLTALDTGRIGIAAQALGIAQAAFESSVSYARERQQFNKSLSKFQTIQNYLADMATKIDASRLLLYRSAACKDGNKPFSSEASMAKLYCSATAKEVTDMAVQIHGGYGYSKEYDVERYFRDAKVTQIYEGTSEVQKMVIARSILSQSS, from the coding sequence GTGGATTTTAATCCCTGTATGAAACACCAGTTGATACGTAAAACAGTAAGAGAGTTTGCGGAAAGTGAAATCAAACCCCATGTTTCCCTTATGGATGCGGAATCACGGTTTCCCTGGGAAATTGTTGAAAAAATGAAGCCCTTGAATTTTTTCGGACTTCAGGTGCCAAGAGATTATGGAGGTGCAGGTCTTGATACCATCAGCTATGCCATTGCTATTGAAGAGTTGTCAAGGGTGTCAGCTGCATTAGGCCTTTGTGTGACTGTCCATAACAGTGTGGGAATATTTCCTATCCTTAAATTCGGGACCACAGAGCAAAAAGAAAAATTTGTACCTGCCATGGCCAGGGGGGACAGTATTGGTGCCTTTTGTATTACCGAAGCCAATGCAGGCTCTGACGCAGGTGGGGTGGAAACCAATGCCGTGGAGACTATGGACGCATTTGTGTTGAACGGCACTAAAATTTTTGTTACCAATGGTGGTGTGTGCGGTACAATACTGGTGTTTGCCATTTCTGAAACCGAGAATAAGAAAAATCGGGCCAGTGTTTTTATCGTGGAAAAAGACCGGCCCGGATTTAGTGTGGGTGAGATAGAAGACCTTTGCGGAATGCGTGCCAACCCTGTGTCGTCCCTGTTTTTTGAGGACTGCAAAGTGCCGAAAACAAATCTTTTGGGCAAGTTGGGGCAGGGAATAAATATCGGGTTGACAGCTCTTGATACTGGCAGGATAGGGATTGCAGCCCAAGCCCTTGGCATTGCCCAGGCAGCTTTTGAAAGTTCGGTCTCCTATGCCAGGGAGCGCCAGCAGTTTAACAAGTCTCTGTCTAAATTTCAGACCATTCAAAATTATCTGGCTGATATGGCCACCAAAATAGATGCATCACGGCTTTTGCTGTACAGATCAGCTGCATGCAAGGACGGCAACAAACCTTTTTCCTCAGAAGCCTCCATGGCAAAACTTTATTGCAGTGCCACGGCAAAAGAGGTGACTGATATGGCCGTCCAGATCCATGGGGGATATGGTTACAGCAAAGAGTATGACGTGGAACGATATTTCAGGGATGCCAAGGTGACACAGATTTATGAGGGAACCAGTGAGGTTCAGAAAATGGTGATTGCCCGGTCTATTCTGTCTCAATCCAGTTGA